Part of the Bacteroidota bacterium genome is shown below.
GTAAGGCTTGTTTCATACATGGTACATAGGGTTTTGGTCAACACTAAGTAATTCAGTAGGAGATTTCCTTTTAGATGCCCTTTATACTTTTTATCAAATGAATTTTAAACAGTTTCTGAGAATACATCGGTAGAGGAACTCAATCATATACCGGAAAAGGAATTACCGAAGGAAGGAAAAACAAGAGAGCAGGTAGTAAAAGTCAGGGTTAATCAATCTTTTTTCAGAAGTTCAATATTGGCTTCATATAATAATACGTGTTGTATTACAGGAATACAACAACCAGAACTTCTAATCGCTGGACACATTAAACCTTGGGGTATTGACGAAAAGAACAGACTGAATCCGCAAAACGGAATTGCAATCAATGCACTTCATGATAGGGCCTTTGAAACCGGGTTACTTACAATTACTCCTGATTTCAAAATAAAAATTTCCTCTGTTCTTAAAAAGCAAAGCAAGTTAGATGCCATTAAAAATTATTTTTTGAAATACGATAATCAACAAATCATTTTGCCTTCAAGATTTTTACCTGAAGGCGAATTTCTAAAATACCATAATCAAGAACGCTTTAAACCTTGAAAAATGAAGAAACAAAAATTGCTCGAAACAGTTGCCGATATTGCGTATATAGCAGGTCAAATGAAATTCTATTCTGGAGATAGCCGTGCCGACATTTCAAATTTTATTTATTGGGCGAATGAGTTTGAAAAGAAAAATTTAAAAACTAACTGGGAGGAGGCTAATTATATTTTGGCTATTCAGGAATTTGCCAAAGAAAAAATAGAAAATCACTCCGCTGCAAAAAATGCTCAGCCCGCTATTTTGTAAAACCACCCGGTAGTATTATTCCAGCAACCCACCATCCCAATTCTCAATTTGCGATGGTTCGCACTTTACAATTCGGCAATTAGCCCTGAATCTTCGCAATCGGAGTCCCTTTCATGGCTTCACCTACAAGGTACGCCAGAAATTTTGCAAACGCTTCTATATCCAAATTAACACTTGCCTTTTCGAGTGCTTCCATATAGGTTGTACGTTCTTCAACGGGAATAACTGTCCAGGGGTATCCGCCGGAGGCGAGCATTGCATTAAATAAAAAACGTCCCATGCGTCCGTTGCCATCCATATAGGGATGGATGAAGACAAATATGAAGTGTCCTAAGACTGCTCTCACGGAAGCTTCCGGCTCGTTCTGTAATAATTCAAAAAATTCCGGCATTGCATCGCGCACAGCATCTTTATTTATGGGTACATGTTTGGAGTTACTTATATAAACCTGGCTATTCCTGTAGCCGGCAAGATCAGAGGCTTTTAATATACCTGCTGTTACGCTGGGGGCAAATAATTCCCGGTACCAGTCTCCATGTTCTGCATCCGCAACTTTCCCGGAATTTTTTCCATCAAGTATTTTTTTTATGCTTTCCCTTACTTTTTGGGTTGCCTGCCAATAGCCGCGTGCAGCCATTGCATCTTTTTGTTTTTTATCTTTTTCATTATTTTTTGTGTCCCAGGTTCCGCTTCGTACGCGTTCAATTAATTCCGGTGTAACCCTGTAACGCTCTATGGATAATGAGTTGTATGCATCTGTAACATATATTTCTTCCACTTTCTTCATGTACGCTTCGTGATCAGCCGGAAGCCCGGGCGCTTTTGGAAAGTGTTTAATAACAACATCACGCATTTCGGGCCACATTAATTTTATCCTGTTCACATAAGGTGATAGATCTCTTGCGGATAAAGTAATTCGTGTACTGGTTTCAAACGGATCTGTTTCCCGGACATCGTAACCTGCAGCCCGCATGGTTTTTATTATGTCATCGGCAATTTTACTTCTGCCAATATTCCGGAATGCGCCGACAAGTCGTCCTGCAATTCTTGTATGTCCCCCGTCAAGTAATTGTCCTGCTATCTCTGAAGAATCTTTGATCATGGCTAATGCGGTTCTCACATCTGTCGGGTTCTTTGTAAATACTGCAGGTGTGCAATGTACCAGCGAGGAGGACAAGGTCATCATTCGGATTTTTTCTAACGTAACTATTTCTGCAGTTTTCGGAACCGGGGAATCCCAGTGCCATAAAGAAGTTCCATACGGCAATGATGTAGCGTAGTTGGAATTTTTGGTTGTACGTATTATAAGTTGTTGTGGAACGGTCCAATTGCCTGCATGTATTTGCAATGATTGATCAGGAGATATAAAATAAGAATCAGCATACCGGTCTGTTAAATATCTTGCACAAAACTGCCAGTAAGAAGCGTGCCAGGAAGTGCTGTCACCAAGCTTTTCATTTGAAGGTGTTGAAATATACCATCCTTTTGTAACCTCTTTCAAAAAACCATTTTTTAAAAGACGCTCTCTGTGGACCCTGGTTAATTCCCCTGATTTTATAGCTACAAGCCCTTTATCCTGAAGTTTTTTCAGAAATTCCAATGAGGCGGCTAATTTTTCACTTGGTGTGGCCACAATTAATTTTTAAATTATTGATTGTCAATTTATGATTAAATATTAGTGTAATTACCGGGTTATGATGTAGTGCATTTACCATGTTATTATGTTGTTCAATTACCTTGTTATAATGCCGTTCAATTACCTGATTATTATGCAAAAATAGTGATAAACATTTGATTTTTATCAAAAAAACAATTTAAATTTGGGAGCGGTCTCCATAAAAAATAGCTAAATAAAAGGAAAAATTCCATCATTCTTACCCGCTACCCGATTCGCAAATCACCAGCCAAAATACTTCCTGTAATATGCATATCCAGCAGTGCATTTGTCCTGCTTTCCGAGTGAACCGTTTCCATTTTGGAAATAGTTGCTCTGATTATAGCCAATTACCGGGTTTTCCTTGGTAGTTAAAGCAATGTGCATTTTTTGCACATACCACCAGTTGTTGCAAAAAATACAACAACTGTAATTAAGGGAGCTCTTATTTAACTTTTCGAAATTTCCTTATAGCTAAAAAAGTTTAAAACGAACTTGTGTAAACTTTACACAAGTTCGTTTTAGTCGCCCAAAGCAACCCCGATGATAAGGAGTTAATGGTACAACTGATCATTAACCTGATAAACAGCAGGTAGAATATTCCGGCCAGCCGGTATATTCTTGTTAGCCTTTGCGGGATAAGGCCTCTCCCGTTGGGCAGGACCTTCGTCCTGCTCTTTCAAATAAATTGTAAATTTACCGCTACAAGCTATTAAACATGGATAAAAAAATAACACAAGGCAAAAATTCTCCTGTGTTCGAGCAAATAAAACAGCTGGACGAAAGGGGGAATGAGTTTTGGTCGGCTCGCGATTTGGCAAAGGCACTTGACTATGCGGAGTTTAGAAATTTTATACCCGTGATTGAAAGGGCAAAAGAAGCCTGTAAAAACAGCAAACATCCAATAGCGAACCATTTCGTGGACTTCCACGAGATGGTTTCAATAGGTTCTGGAGCACGGCGCGAAATGGAAAGCATAAAACTTACGCGTTATGCTTGTTACCTGATAGTACAGAATGCCAGTCCGGATAAGGAGGTAGTGGCCCTTGGACAAACCTATTTTGCCGTACAAACCCGCTTGCAGGAAATACAACAGACAGAAGCATATAGTGAGTTAAGTACGGAAGAAGAAAGACGTCTTTTTTTGCGGAAAGAATTGCTAAAGCATAATAAACATTTGGCTAATGCTGCCAGGGGTGCGGGAGTAATTGATCCCATTGACTATGCCATATTTCAAAATTTTGGATACAAAGGATTGTATGGCGGAATCGATGCCAAAGGAATACACGCTAAAAAGGGATTAAAGAAAAATGAACAGATACTTGATCATATGGGTAGTACTGAATTAGCCGCAAACCTTTTCCGTGCTACACAAACCGAAGAAAAACTGCGAAGAGAGAATATTAAAGGCAAACAGAAGGCTAACCAAACCCATTTTGAAGTAGGCAAAAAAGTACGGAAAACGATTGAGGAATTAGGAGGAACGATGCCTGAAAATTTGCCCGTTGCAAATAGCATTAAAAAATTGGTGAAAGGAGAAAGGGCTAAAAAACTGAAAGGCAAAAAGAAAAAATAAAATAAATGATAATGGTTTAGTAGCGTTGGCTTTATTAGTGGCCCAAAGCAACCCCGATGATAAGGAGTTGATGGTACAATTGATTATTATTACAATTAATCTTATAACTGTAAGGCTCCAAATCTCACCTTGTTTGACAACACATTCTTGTTAGCGGTAATAGTATTATGCTTCTCCGAACACCGGATTCATCTTCAACGCTTCCATCTTTTTTTCAGTGATAAAAATTGAAGTATCCATAAACATATTAAAATCTGTGGTACGGATATCTTCAAGATATGTTTTTATCGGTTGAAAATAAAGGTCGGCATTCATTAAATCGCCCATACGTAAATAATAGTTAATGAAAAAGCAATTGAATGTGATCAATTCACTGATATGAAATAGTTTTTTTGAGGGATATAATTGAGACAGGAATAATTTATTGTCGAAAACTTTTTCAACCTCGTTATGCTTGCCTATAATAATAAATCTTTCGGCAAGTTTCAGTTTTGAATAAAGATATTCCGGGTGTGCGGCAATCATCTCATCAATCACTTTGTCGTACAATTCCTGATTTTTAATTGTGAGATATGCTTTGGCGAGATAGTTTTTATAAATGGGGATATGCGGGTGTTGTGCAATCTTTGCCTGCAGTATCCCGATATTTTTAGGAAGGTTGTCTTCTTTCAGTATATCACAATAAATGTCGGTGAGGTCAAGGCACTCATCATCAGATAATCCATACTCGGCAGGCAAATCAAAAGTAATGTCCACATCAGCGATCATTCGTTCCATACTATTCGGCTCATTATCTTGAAATTCAGAGAATAAATAATCTGCCATTTTTATCATATCTATTTCGGACAGATCACCTCCTTTTGAAAAATCCGATAGCATATCCGGTAAGGGGTTCCAATTGCCGACTCCCAACTTACTTCCTAAAAAATTATCCTGTATATAGTCTTCGTCTTCGTCATCACCAACCTCGGCTATGTAATCATAATTTCCGGCACCGGCCGTTTTTTCGAGAGTTGCAATATATCTTTCAAATTCCCGTTGTGTCATGGCCGGCGATTGAATGATGAAAGGTTTTTCGTCTTTTCCAAACGCAATATCAATAAGTGGAACATCCTCCGAATCCTCTTCGAGTATAAACTGTGTTATGCGGAAATCTTTATGCGGGTTGAATTCATAATCTTCCGCAAAGCCAATACCGCCATAGATAACGTTGTGGGCAAGTTTATACTCACATTCGATCATCGGAGCTTCTGTATTAGCCGAAAACTTTACTAAAATATCTTCAAATTCATCCGGAGGAATATTAAAAAGAAAATACGTGTCCTTTAAACCCAAACAATACAGATCGATCAGGTAGAAGCCCAGTGTAACATTTCCTGTAACATGTTTTCGGGTGATGATAAGGTTCGCCATACCTCCATTTTCCCAGTCTTCTGTAATATAACATTTGCCAATGGGTAATGAGCGGGCTTTTGTTTTTACATAGTTTTCCGGAGAAAGGGGGATTACCTTTTGCGATGATTTTGTAGCCATTTTTGCAAATTTTTTTATAAAATTATATTTTACATTCATACCTACAAGTTATGTTAAAATCTTTTTATAAAAATAACGCAAAATCAAATTCCAAACAAGGTATCCAATTCCGCCAATGGGCCACACAACGTTTAAAGGATTATCTGGTAAAAGGCTATGCCACGAACCAAAAACATCCCGGCAAAACGGAAGATTTATGTTTGAGTGAAGCCAGGGCACTGTAGGCAGATAAAAATATTTTCATATCTTTACAATCTGGGAATTAAATTCCCAAATTGTAAAGATATGATACCAAGGGATTTAAAAAAACAGCTTGTTTTATTGGCAAAAAAAATGCCGGCTATAGCGCTTACGGGTCCACGCCAGTCAGGGAAAACCACGCTGCTGAAGGCTGCTTTTCCCGGCTATGATTATGTTAACCTGGAGCATCCTCCTACCCGCACATTGGCTATAAATGATCCGGAGCAGTTTTTGTCGCAATATAAGAAGGGCCTTATCATAGATGAAGTACAGCGGGTTCCTGAATTGTTCTCCTATTTGCAGGTTGCCATGGATAAGCAAAAAAAACACGGGCGATATATTTTAAGCGGCTCTCAGAATTTTTTGCTGCTCGAAAATATCAGCCAGAGTTTGGCCGGAAGGGTTGTGCTTTTAAATTTATTGCCGTTTAGTTACCAGGAAATGAAGCAGGGAGGCATCGCTGTTAAAAGCATTGAACAGCTTATTTTTAAAGGGGCGTATCCCGCGATATATGATCGTAAAGTTGCTCCTGCTGTTTATTATTCTTCCTATTTGAACACATACGTGGAAAGGGATGTAAGGTCGTTGGTAAATGTACACGACCTTTCGCTGTTTGAAACATTTATTAAATTATTGGCCGGAAGGGTGGGTCAATTGCTTAATTTAACTGATATAGGCAATACGCTTGGTATTGACCATAAAACAGTAAAAAAATGGCTTTCTGTTTTGG
Proteins encoded:
- a CDS encoding HNH endonuclease; its protein translation is MPEKELPKEGKTREQVVKVRVNQSFFRSSILASYNNTCCITGIQQPELLIAGHIKPWGIDEKNRLNPQNGIAINALHDRAFETGLLTITPDFKIKISSVLKKQSKLDAIKNYFLKYDNQQIILPSRFLPEGEFLKYHNQERFKP
- a CDS encoding Fic family protein, which produces MATPSEKLAASLEFLKKLQDKGLVAIKSGELTRVHRERLLKNGFLKEVTKGWYISTPSNEKLGDSTSWHASYWQFCARYLTDRYADSYFISPDQSLQIHAGNWTVPQQLIIRTTKNSNYATSLPYGTSLWHWDSPVPKTAEIVTLEKIRMMTLSSSLVHCTPAVFTKNPTDVRTALAMIKDSSEIAGQLLDGGHTRIAGRLVGAFRNIGRSKIADDIIKTMRAAGYDVRETDPFETSTRITLSARDLSPYVNRIKLMWPEMRDVVIKHFPKAPGLPADHEAYMKKVEEIYVTDAYNSLSIERYRVTPELIERVRSGTWDTKNNEKDKKQKDAMAARGYWQATQKVRESIKKILDGKNSGKVADAEHGDWYRELFAPSVTAGILKASDLAGYRNSQVYISNSKHVPINKDAVRDAMPEFFELLQNEPEASVRAVLGHFIFVFIHPYMDGNGRMGRFLFNAMLASGGYPWTVIPVEERTTYMEALEKASVNLDIEAFAKFLAYLVGEAMKGTPIAKIQG
- the dinD gene encoding DNA damage-inducible protein D translates to MDKKITQGKNSPVFEQIKQLDERGNEFWSARDLAKALDYAEFRNFIPVIERAKEACKNSKHPIANHFVDFHEMVSIGSGARREMESIKLTRYACYLIVQNASPDKEVVALGQTYFAVQTRLQEIQQTEAYSELSTEEERRLFLRKELLKHNKHLANAARGAGVIDPIDYAIFQNFGYKGLYGGIDAKGIHAKKGLKKNEQILDHMGSTELAANLFRATQTEEKLRRENIKGKQKANQTHFEVGKKVRKTIEELGGTMPENLPVANSIKKLVKGERAKKLKGKKKK
- a CDS encoding virulence RhuM family protein; amino-acid sequence: MLKSFYKNNAKSNSKQGIQFRQWATQRLKDYLVKGYATNQKHPGKTEDLCLSEARAL
- a CDS encoding ATP-binding protein, yielding MIPRDLKKQLVLLAKKMPAIALTGPRQSGKTTLLKAAFPGYDYVNLEHPPTRTLAINDPEQFLSQYKKGLIIDEVQRVPELFSYLQVAMDKQKKHGRYILSGSQNFLLLENISQSLAGRVVLLNLLPFSYQEMKQGGIAVKSIEQLIFKGAYPAIYDRKVAPAVYYSSYLNTYVERDVRSLVNVHDLSLFETFIKLLAGRVGQLLNLTDIGNTLGIDHKTVKKWLSVLETSFIIYFLQPYHTNFNKRLVKTPKLYFYDTGLACNLLGIDAPTQLTSHWAKGGLFENFVINELIKERMNKGLKPQLYFWRDNTGNEVDLLIQEKGKIKAVEIKSSKTYNPQFFKGLGYYAKLSGIKKANCFLVYSGENELKTSNGQLLNWTNTCNI